A window of Carassius carassius chromosome 48, fCarCar2.1, whole genome shotgun sequence genomic DNA:
ATCTACACATGACAGATAAATCAAGGAGTTTTAATGAACATCATATAACAGAAAGAAAATCTTCCGAAGGACATAAAAGCTCCCAGAGAagataaattacacacacacctcTTCCAGAAAGTGAGTCTGTGTTGGGACAGAAGGAAAGGGGAAGTGCTGGCTCTACATGACAGCGTCTGTTATCAGTAAAGCACACCGCCGTCTCCAGATAAACACGGCTGATGGAGTGACCGCGAGCCCAGTGACACTGAGGGCCCTTCACTGAGACATGATCTCAAACTTGCCTCTGTACTTCAAAGGATACACTTCAATGACTTTTGATGTATCAAGTGAATAAAAAACAGATTACTGCTGCATGTTGTGCTCTGCTGCTTGTTTGTTTTCATGACACTTGTTAGTCCTTGTTTCTTTCCGCTGCCATGCCAGGCAACTCTAGACCACCTGCACAGTGACTCATTTTGTCATGTGCTGCTGGTTTCCTCATATTGTCTTTGACTTCATTCTGTGACGGGTCAATCAGTAAGCAGCACAGCACTAGGGAGGTGAAACTTTCTTAAACAGAATGCTTAAACCAAGCCATTAACCTTAGCATTTAAAATTACTAATGTTCACAAGCTTTACTACAAGGGTAGCTACTTTAAGGAAAATGTGATTTTTCTGGTATGAAAATAtatgatcaataataataataatatgcatataaattaatatatatgaatgcatttatatccatgtaacacattaatgcaaattcattttaacagccctaattttattaattaatgcaaCGATTAATGCAGCGcgtattttctgtttcagagtTTCCATGTGTCCTTAAAAGGGCTTAAAATTtagttgaaattttttttttttttttaaggccataaaaaaagtcttaaatggtaggctacaagaaagtcttaattatgatttcaagaggtcttaaatttggggaggGAAAGACAAGAATTATGATATGGCTTAATGTGacgattaaacttcaaaaggcgaTGATTTTATTGAATTAATGTGAATGCTGCACATTTCAGAGtctgcgctgctttgtttacagtcaGAGAATCCTGCATCTGTATTCTTTATGTTCTATGTTGAGTATGGTTTcactaataataaacatacatttgcGTAAAGCATCCATTTTTGTCCACACCCATGTTGATTAGAGTATTAAAAActtgaaaagtattaattttaggTAAATTTAGAACAGATAAAAATGTGTTAACTCTATGCAATTTATcatgattaaacattttaatatattgccagccaataaattagtaaatattgattaaccatattatatatatatatatatatatatatatatatatatatatatatatatatatatatatatatatatatatatatatatatataacattttaataaaactacatttttagttaacaataaaactTTAttcaatgaaatatatattttttttattaaaataaaaaaaaaattacatacttATAAATCCTGTTTTATTTAAGGTAAATCTAAAACTTCTTAAATGAGCCACAAAATGACGCAGGTTTTTGCCTCAGAGTAATTCAATCCCAATTCTTTCTGTTGATTCAAACGTGGTAGCATTAAAACACACAAGGAGTGTTTGAGGAACAACCTTTTGACACTCCCTCACAAAATAAATCCTGACCACAATGGATATTAGAGAAACATTCATAGATTCACATCAGACTGCCAAAGTAGCAGcttagattaaaataaatatcagatGTGTGAGCATTTTCGCAGTTGATTGAGTATTATATTAGATTACTAAATTACCGATGAAATACACGCAAACATATATGAATCGGTTATTATTGTACAGAAATAACTTCTTTGGTTCCATTGTGAGCTAGTCCATTCGTGACTGCTGTGAAAGCAACAATActttaattgttaaatgtaacagCTTGCGTAACACGGAAAGGCTCGCTTCACGTTGGGCGTGGGCGTGGTCATCCATCCGCTCATTTGCATATGAGCCACGCTCGCTTTATAAGAAGCTGGCGGACGTTTCAGGGACGTCTTTCACAACTTCAAGAGAAACTACGTGCTTCGCGGTTCTTATGCACGTTTCTTTTCTTTGTTCTGGTTCAGTTATGAGTAGGATTATCTAAAGAGACGCCTTCATTCATCTGAAGAGCAGCAGACCGCTTTCACATTACTTCTAGAAGATAAAACTGTCAAGGCACTCTCTCAAAATGTAAGTATAAGTTTTGTGCGTGTTAGTTTCGTTATATTCTAATCTTTTAGAGTAAAAAGGATGTTATAAAACTAATTTCattagttatatttatattacccACATACTACTGGAAGCTTGGTGACTGttcataacaataaaacatatatatatatatatatatatatatatatatatatatatatatatatataaaataacaataataataatgttataaaaaaatctataataggCCATGGGTTAGCAACAGCATCTGTGGTTTGCAATCTTTAAATCCTCACCTCATTCGGTTGAGACAtccattattgtgaaataatatgacACGAGTAGATACTTCATTATGACGCGGTCATAAAGATACATTTGCATAATCATATtagtaaaaaatattcaaataactgCTTTGTATATACTGTAAACAAGATATGTCATCTTcgactatataaatgtatataattttacaataaaactgctttatttttcatattcACATTGATTTGATGgcataataatcaaataatcacTTTTGATTACAACCTTTATGTATTGTTATGCTACCTTTAACTCTGCAGTCATATATGTATCTGTAGTAAGACTGAAACTATCTAAATTGTGTttgtattgtaatgttttatatatatatatatatatatatatatatatatatatatatatatacatctattCCATGTAAAAGAAATTAAACAAACTCCTGCTGTGACGCAGCCCACTCGATTATGCAAAGCTGAGATACAAAACTTCACATTTTTCGAAGTAAAAccacatttgaattgaattcattacaatttgttttaaggttttggtcacactttagtttgaagaccaattctcactattaactgcaACTTTTGGCTCCATAAACTCCTAACTTGCTGCTTGTTAATAGTTAATATGGCAGTTGTTAATTAGGATTTATCTATTCGATTTACATCTattcgacgtccaaactaggtccactatctcgacgtccaaccatgacccaacttggacATTGCGCAGTGGGGTGCTTCATAAGTACTAATAAGCagccagtatgctagtaatatgcatgctgataagcaactagttaataggtTTTTAATATTGCTGAAGTGGTTTGTTCATGATGCACGGGTTCACATTTCGCTCTTCTCTCGTTTTTTGCCTAGGATGACTGCCAGAGAGCGATGGCGAGTTTACAAGCGCATCAGCTTCATGTTCTTCCTGGCTGTGGTCGCACTTACTGTGGTTCAGAGAGGAAACATCACCTCCATGCAAGCTGGGATCGAGAGACAGGCACGGATGGAGCTCATGGTGGAGGGCGGGAGAAAGGACCTGATTAGTGTCGGCTTCTGGAAGAGCGTTCAAAGATCCACCACAGAAGGTCCGAGAATAACCCAAACGCAAGGCCCCAAGAGCTGGGACGTCACCAGCTCCAACTGCAGCATCAACCTCAACTTCTCTTCCTCGGAGTGGTTCACGGGTCTGGAAGACAACTTCAAGCAGTTCCTGCTCTACAGACACTGCAGGTACTTCCCCATCCTCATGAATCACCCAGAGAAGTGCGCCGGAGATGTAGACTTATTGATGGTCATCAAGTCTGTAATAACACAGTACGATCGACGGGAGGTCATACGGCAAACTTGGGGTAAAGAACAAGTGATCAACGGGAAACGAATCAAGACGCTTTTCCTTCTGGGAACGTCTTCCAACGAGGAAGAACGGGCGAACCATCAGAAGCTTTTGGAATTCGAGGATTACATCTACGGAGACATCCTGCAATGGGACTTCATGGACAGCTTCTTCAACCTGACCCTCAAGGAGATCCACTTCCTCAAATGGTTCTCCATCTACTGTGGAAACACCAGCTATGTCTTCAAAGGCGATGACGACGTGTTCGTCAGCGTTCCCAACATCTTTGAGTATCTGGAAGACAGCAAAGACTTGAAGGACCTCTTCGTCGGCGACGTTCTCTTCAAAGCCAAGCCCATTCGCAAAAAGCAGAACAAGTATTACATCCCACAAGCTTTGTATAATAAGACGCTCTACCCGCCTTACGCTGGCGGAGGCGGTTTCCTGATGGACGGACCTCTGGCTCGGAAACTCTACGGGGCTTGCGAAACTCTGGAACTCTATCCCATCGACGATGTGTTTCTTGGGATGTGTCTGGAGGTGCTTCAGGTGACCCCAATAAGGCACGACGCTTTCAAAACCTTTGGGCTGGTGAAGAATAAGACCAGTCGACTCAACAGGGAGCCCTGCTTCTATAAGAGCCTGATAGTAGTACATAAACTGCTCCCGCCGGATTTGATAGACACGTGGAAACTGGTCAACAGTGACTTGATCTGTTCGCAGAAAATTGACTTCTTGTAGTCCAAGACTTTGATAGTGTTTCTGAATCCATAACATGTCAAAATTCATTCATAAATGAAGGAAACAAAATGAAGGATCTGCGGAGAGGACTTTGAGGTTCCTCAAAGATAACAAGCTCTCCTTTTTTGAGGAGATTTCTGAACaatattttaacttaatttatgTACCAAATGACATGGTATAATAAAGTGAATAGGGTTCTTGTTATGCTGATTTTTGGGAACATTAAAGCTACAAAACTAGAAATATCACCCCAAATGAAAATAATCTACTCGTCATCATGTTCATCATGAAAGTCAAAGTGGtcttgttgttttggaccccactgacttcaaCTGTATAGACAAAAGACGAAAAGTGTTTAAATCATGGCAGAATATTAATTTGAGTGAACTATGACTGTATGACTGTGTTGTCCCAAACAGAAGGAAATGAGTCTCTACCTCACCATTTTTCTTTTACTCTGCCCCTCTGTGGATGAATGTTACCTTAAAAGGTTTTTAAAGTGCATTCGTCAAACAAGACCATGTTATTTCTGCTGCAATGACATACATTCATAaagttacagtatatatttaaatgatcaaGAGGTTTTATCTCTtagagcttttattttatttattttatttgcccaTAGATTTGAGATGGATCTGGTAGAGGGTTTACTTTAAAACTGTGAAAAATCACACTGTCTGGTACATGTAAATGTTGActtaatttatgaaatatctcCTTGGATCAGAGCAGGCGGAATCTGGTGTAGGATATTTAATTGTACTTGAACGTTACGCAAAACAAGGACATTTGTAATCCAAACTACACGATCTGAATGTGTAAACAATTACTACGATGAACAATGGATaagtatttgtaaataaaaaattcttcAAAGCGACAAAAGTGGTGATTATTCCTTGTAACAAGAATTCAACTAAAAGAACAAAAATGAGCAtcttacttggaaaaaaaaaatacaaaagaaaatccTTATTTTTACGTACGTGTAcgcattttattgcatttctacAGTAAGGTTTTGTGTTCTGATGTGAATGATAAAATTtcactgtataataataataatatgcacatAATGAAGAAAGTGTATCattttatgtataaaatgtacagtatgttgtcTCAGGTGAAAttctaaatttataataaatatatatattaaaataattgaaatatatatcatatataacaAGTTATGATATCTCAGCTACAAAATACAAACTATTTTGTTTCAGATTTGATTTCAACATTTCTTAtaatgtatatatgcatataaaataattaataaatactaaaactaaatacAGTGTTAAAGCAAATACTATGTTGATTTGAATACTAATATCACTGATAAAGTTGATTATAAATGATTTCTTGTTCAATGTTCTTTTTTGGTCTTTGTTTGAAGTCAAAATGCTGCTGAAATACAAAAAgggaaaactgaaaaaataaaataaaaacatctttattCTAAAAACTGCTAAAGATAGACATCTTGACATTTGACACCAGGATTCAGTAATCCTTTATTTGACTATAGACTTGTATGCGGTACCTATGAAAGGCAGATCCGTAAACTGAGATCAGGTTATGCACGAGAGCTCAAAGCCACACGTCACATGACtgtgcattcataagctcaatgGATCAAGCGGTCCAGACAGTTAACCTAAATCTCAAGAGATAAAATAAGATGTGCGACTCCACTGTAAAGTCATGTCTAATTATCAGGTTTGGCAATGCCTTTTCTTTCCAGAACGAATGTTCAAACGGCAATGACATTCTTGAGAAATGTATTTACAAATTTCTGCCAACATTGTGAAGAGTGCCCAAAGTGATGATCATACAAtgtctggtttaaaaaaaaaaaaacacagatttttAACATGAATTACCaagtttttaacataaaaagttGAAAACCTTTCCAAAATCCTAAACACTGTTAAGACAACACGGTCTCACTCCAACTCCTCATACATTGACACTTGGTCACATAGGGTACCCCTTTAACATCCTTTTCCAAGCACAGGGTCCTCCATTGTTTTCGGTTTTTTACCATAATTTAGTGGTTTTCatgcatttgtattaaatatagataattttatataaatgtatactttcattGGAGCACGTACCCCCACCCCTACCCACTTCTGAACAATATAAAGCACCTAACACAGGCAAATAAGAGTACAGTCACAGGTATTTGTTTCAAAAACCCGACCATAAACCAACAGtgtaaaaccattacaaacaTGTGGTGTtgcattccaagtcttctgaagccatgccACACCTTTATGTGAAGAAGAGAGTAAAACataaggaacagcatttatttatttacagtcacttttgataagTTAAATGCATTattgctgattaaaagtattattattattacattttatggatcctaaacctttgaacagtagttaatatacatttatttcataaatgtcgaatttaaaatcaataatttgattGACTTTGTGAACCACACAGGCTTTTGAAGCTAAAACTCTCAGCAAGAGAGATCTTAAAAGGGCATGATACACAGTTGTGATCAATGAAAGAGTAGAAACAGGGTCAAATATTCACACGGAGCCTCTTCAAACCTGCTGAACGAGCTCCTCTGGGAAAATCGGACCGGTTCGTCCAAGTCAAACGCTGGAAATCCTGGTTTTGACAGTCAAACCATAGACTGTCTACTGACAGTCAAACGCGACTTAAATGAGCAGAGCGGGGAAATCATCGGCTCAGAGTGACTTATGTCAGCCGAGGATACATGAAACCTTCTTTGCAGTTTGCGTGTGTTTATCTAATGGTTAGAAATATTAATTAGGACCGAACAGAGCTACACTATGAAGCCAAGATATTTAACCGCATTACACAACATTTTGCAGTATGGCGCCAAAACTTAACATTACTAGAGACGCATGAGAATgtttaaaccacacacacacacacacacaatacaagtATAAAACAGGTATCTATGTAAAGACAACTGGAACACTTTCATGTCACCAGAAAACTCGAGGCGGCCGCGTGCTTCCACAAATCGACATGAGGTTAATAAACTGAGGGGGAAAGCGGGTAAAATCAGTTCATTTACCTTCCAAACAAGATGCTGAGATCGCAACGAGCCCAGTTTATGAGCCACGTGCTGTTTCTGCGGCGTTTCAGTCCTCTTTCTTGAAGAGTCTGCCATCATCTGGCAACCACTGCCATTACAGCAGGGGATTATGGGTAAGAAGATCGGAAAATcttcagaaaaaaagttattaccCTATGGTTATTACTTTCTTTTTGGGTGTCATTTAATCTACATTACTCACGAACAAAAAACTGCCAGTAGTCGTACTTCGATCAACAGAAGCGCAACTTGCAAGTAGTTTGTTtctgattacaaattacatgacaaGCTCTTTAAGATTTGACCTAACTCGTTTAtcacattaatttaaatatattgtataatatattgtAGCATACGGATATAAAAATacgataaagaaaatgtattaaatttgtTGTCATTGATAAACTGCATTAATCATTACATTAAGGTTTCCGGCTCGTAAAGTAACTGCAGGGGATTTATGAGTTTAATGAAAGGTTAATTAAATCGAGATAAtgtcaaatgaaaatatataattttaaaatagcaTTGATCGAAATAAAACACTTCatgattgtatttatatatgtatgtgtgtatatggtatatatttgtttacctgcatgacACGTGCCCATTAACCAACGTCAGAGAACCTCGAACatgcaaattattaaaatattttaaattctaagGGGAAGTGCAAATAAATATATCAGTTGAATGAGCTTCAGCTGACCAAAAATGATTGGGAATCCCTGCTTTTCATGTAAGAAACAAGAATTTGTGCCGTTTAATGTTTGGAAAGACAAAAGCCGTTACACTTTAAGGCGTtcattacagtaaaattacacagTGAAggactgagtaatattaattcacTACATGAACTCACTATAGGGTTAGGATTTGGCTTATGGTTACTTGCATCCAAGTATGCATAATTataatagtttgttttatttgtaaaacaaACATCAAGCCACACAGACTATAAGAATCACAACAAACCAGAGAGTTTAAAAACCATGTTTAATCAAAATGGTTCTTTACATTATGAAAAATCTGAACTGGAAAAAGAGCAAAACCCTCAGTCACAAGCCAAATTTGGTTCATACATCTGACATTAGCCTTACAACACACTTGTTATCCATCTTAATCCCATTCaaatatttcatatacatttacACCTCTAAATACTAAATCGGCGTCAATTCCATGTATATGTTACAATATGCTTTGCACATTAAAAAAGGTACAGCACATTAAACTAGCATCTAAAGCAAACTTAAACAGAatagtgaaaattaaataaaatttagagGGGAAAGGAGGGGTGGGGAGAGAAACcgcataaaaaaaaactaaacaaaaataaaacaaacaacaatctGTTGCATGTACAACATGTACCTAAACCAGCAGAGCATAATTACAACATTCACATTTAATCTTCACGTGGATGGTTGGGACATTTCAGAATCACACAGTTAAGAGGGAGTGAGGGGTCAGGGGTCACTGTACAGTTACTGATGCTTCCTGGAATGTCCTAGAAACGCTCTGACAAAGTGGATTTAAGCAAATGGAAACAGTTCAGTTACAGACTTAATCATCAAACTTGATCTTCTTCCCTTGTGGTCGGTCCCCGAATCCACCTCGTCCACCTGAAAAATAAGACCACTTGTTCATTTAGAGTTCAATTAAAACCTAAAATCCTAACGTTCAAAAAGGCTGACTACCACATCAGTAATGATTTGCATTTTCTCATTAACTTCGTATAAAGTCTCAACAAATAGAAAT
This region includes:
- the LOC132131615 gene encoding UDP-GlcNAc:betaGal beta-1,3-N-acetylglucosaminyltransferase 7-like; protein product: MMTARERWRVYKRISFMFFLAVVALTVVQRGNITSMQAGIERQARMELMVEGGRKDLISVGFWKSVQRSTTEGPRITQTQGPKSWDVTSSNCSINLNFSSSEWFTGLEDNFKQFLLYRHCRYFPILMNHPEKCAGDVDLLMVIKSVITQYDRREVIRQTWGKEQVINGKRIKTLFLLGTSSNEEERANHQKLLEFEDYIYGDILQWDFMDSFFNLTLKEIHFLKWFSIYCGNTSYVFKGDDDVFVSVPNIFEYLEDSKDLKDLFVGDVLFKAKPIRKKQNKYYIPQALYNKTLYPPYAGGGGFLMDGPLARKLYGACETLELYPIDDVFLGMCLEVLQVTPIRHDAFKTFGLVKNKTSRLNREPCFYKSLIVVHKLLPPDLIDTWKLVNSDLICSQKIDFL